TCTGGATCCATTGAAGACTGAGGTTTAATCTCTTCAGTTGCGTCATTGCCATTAGATAAAGCTATTCCTTTATGTCAAGAAAATATGATGGTTACATTTTTGTGGTGAACCATTTCagtatgcaaaaataaatgttttctatagcCCACACCAAGCAAATAACTCCACAACTCCAAGAAGAGACATGATAAGTGATGAAGAAAAAGCAAAGGCAATGTAGTGATGTCTGTTTATGTCTGATATTATTCGTCCTCTCTGCACTTTGCATTAAGCAAATTGCTCTTTCATTACAGGGACATGCTTTGGGAGAGGATTAACAGCCCTTCCAGAATTTTCCCTCCCACACCATGCACTGTATgcaaactaaaagcaaaatatgaaaatgaaagaacACCACAGCAAAGGTACAGAGTTAATCCACGCAGCCCATATCCAGATGTGATCAGATTTATCTGTGGCAACCCACTTTCACATTCGTAATACGTCGACATGTGTCCCCTGGCTGTTCATCTGTTGTGCCGCCCTGTCAAATCATGCTATGTTATCAGGTgtataataaatacttaaaaaaaatctcaccTATGTGATCATGCACATTAGATCTTTTCCTTTTTAACTTGTACATCCTTTAACAACAAAACAGCACTTACGAAACTGTCCAATTAATCAGACTGATTCTGTCAACTAACTCATCACATTTGATGTGGTAAACATCAAGTCTCCCAGAAAAACAGCATTTGAAACATTCACTTCACTACAGTTTTGCAGTTATATAACCATGACTGTCTCATTACAGCCTTGCCTTTGTACTGGGTTTGTTTGGAGAGATGACTATATCAAATGAGAGATGAGAACCCCGGAGGTCAGATTTAGCAGATTACACTTTGGGGCTAAACTAGGTACTCCAGCAATTTTTCAGCCTTTCCTTAATCCTCTAAGCTTTCTTTTTTCCCCTGATGATGCTGGTGCGTTTTGGATTTATCTTTCTTTCTAACCTATACTGAACTCAGTTGGtgatatataaagaaaacaagtGCTTGCAGAATGTAAACTGGTGAGCCAAACAAAGAATTACTGGACAAATTACAGATTTCCAAACCATGCAAAAAGAGTTGTTTAAACCACTAACAGACAGAGTGGAAGACGCCCGACAATTTACACGCATTCACTACCATGTCGAAACCAAACCACCACAGACAGTTGGCATCCCGATCACATCTGACATTTATCTGGGTTGAAATATAGAAAAAGCATAAAAGGTGTTTTGAACAAAATCTTACGCATTGTTTTCAGAGACATAGTTGTTTATCTGGTATATAGTAACATTTGTGAAATGCCCTGAGGTATTTTCTACAAAACTTCAGCTAACCGTATGTACAAAGGGCAAATTCAGAGTCATTCTTTTAATTaagatgtataatatatatatatatatatatatatatatatatatatacacacacacagtacagaccaaatgtttggacacaccttctcattcaaagagttttctttattttcataactatgaaaatggtagtcacactgaaggcatcaagggctatttgaccaagaaggagagtgatggggtgctgcgccagatgacctggactccacagtcaccggacatgaacccaatccagatggtttaggggtgagctggaccgcagacagaaggcaaaaatgccaacaagtgctaagcatctctcggggaactccttcaagactgttggaagataatttcaggtgactacctcttgaagctcatcaagagaaagccaagagtgtgcaaagcagtaatcaaagcaaaaggtggctactttgaagaacctacaatatgacatattttcagttgtttcacacttttttgttatgtatataattccatttataattctgcatgtgttaattcatagttctgatgccttcagtgtgaatctacaattttcatagtcatgaaaataaagaaaactctttgaatgagaaggtgtgtccaaacttttggtctgtactgtatatatatatatatatatatatatatatatatatatatatatatatatatatatatatatatttgacaagaAACAATCCTTTTAGAAAACTGCATCAGAATCAGGCCAGCACAATCAATTACGAAATGATGCCATCTGCTGGCCAGTTGTAAAACCATTAGAACAAATGTAGCCAATGCACAGATATAAACAACTTTGGCATTGATTAACCTCATTAAAAAAAAGGGaaccatatatatacatatatatatatatacatatatatatacatatacatatatatatacatatacatatatatatatatatatatatatacatatatatatacatatacatatatatatacatatacatatatatatatacatatacatatatatatacatatatatatatatatacacatatatatatatatacacatatatatatatatatacacatatatatatatatatacatatatatatacatatatatatacatatatatatatatatatacatatatatacatatatatatatatatatatacatacatatatatacatacatatatatatatacatacatatatatatatacatacatatatatatatacatacatatatatatatacatacatatatatatatacatacatatatatatatacatacatatatatatatacatacatatatatatatacatacatatatatatatacatacatatatatatatatatacatatatatatatatatacatacatatacatatacatatatatacatatacatatatatatatacatatacatatatatacatatacatatatatacatatacatatatatatatatatatatatatatacatatacatatatatacatatacatatatatatatacatatatatatatacatatatatatatatacatatacatatatacatatatatatatatatatatatagcgcatCATAAATATCTGTACACATACAAAGAGTTCACACATTCTCAACTGCGAGCTAATACTGAACACAATATCACAATGTTTGATACAACCTTGTTTTAATAGAACATCTGTACAACCaagaatgtaaaaacaaaacaaacaaaaaaacagctaaaatgaAGAATGACTCactttttccttttaaaaaaatattgtctgCATTTTGCTCCTTGTtcacaaacgttttttttttcttcttctgaaaatCCAAACAAAAAGTATTGACAAAAATGAAACATTGAAAGGCAATTACATTTCTTGGCAATATAAATATAGTGGTATGAACAAGGTTTTTCAAACATCTCGTTTAAGAAGAGCGTTACTGAAAACAGTGAAAATCTGGCCAATGTCGGAGTCACCAATCTCATTCATACAAAACCagattttaatttaatagtttttttgttttttcagatgATGATGTTTTGATTTGATGTGctcttaaatgttaaatatgtacaTTCTTAATGCCAGTAGTCTTTGAGGGAGCATGGCATCCCTATGGCATTTAGTTATAGGTGTAGTCTGAATAGTAGTCTGACTGACCACCCCCTCCCCTCCCAGGGGGATAACCCCAGTTACAGGATGGGCCCCCTCTCATGTGACCCCGACCCGGTCTAGACCTAATGGGATGTGGCGGTACTCCTCGACCCCTGAAACCACCACGCATCATATCAGGATGTCTCCCTCTGGGATTGTACATGCTATTGTTGTGTCCTCCTCGGCACAAGGTTCCCAGTGCAGCTCCAGGGATGGGTAAGAGTCCTCTGCTGGAAGTACCGCCCCTGGTGGGAGGGGCTTGACTTCCACCCTGACTTTCAGAGGAAGAGTTGACTGGAGTTCGGCTGCCTTGGGCACATGAGGTTGAACTACCCATTGCACCTCCTTTCTCTCCCCCAGCTTCCTGTTGGACCACTTTAGTAGTTGCCGAAGTAGGGAcaccttcttcttcctcttgtcCACGAGCGGTTTCACTCTCAATGGTCCCCACCCATGATCCATCTGCGGGCCTTGAAGCCTCAGTTTGGGTGGAAGGTAGAGCGCTGAATCCTGCCCCACTCTGTCCAGCCGCGTAACCCTGCTGGGCTCCTGCTGTAGGACCCCAGCCATAAAGCGCTGGAACAGGAGGAATTGGAGTGAGGGCTGGAAAATGCGTAGCATCTGGATAGGAAGGAAAAGTGGTGTGAAGAGAGGATGAGGAAGTAGCAGAAGATGAGGAAGCGGACTCTACACTGAACTTAGCAGTTTGAGAGCTAGCAAGTCCTAACTGATTAGCGCTGCTTGCCGTTGCGACCCCAAGCACTCCCACACTGTCAGGGATGGGTAGGGACTGTCCAGGCGGATGAAGACAGGTGCCTGATTCTGGAGTAGAAGGCACCTCCACCAGGAGCTGAGGGAGGGAAAGGGGAACGGTGAGCGGTTGAGTAACAGGTATGGTGGAGGTGTTTGTTGGAGTTTGGGTCCCAGGAGGAGCAACAGTTTGGCTGTACTCTGATCCCCTGGAGGCCACACTAACTGGAGAGGAATATGCTGAGGACACATGGTACGCGGGAGAACCAGAGTAAGGGCTCCACTGTGCCGAGCTGGTACACAGGTAGCTCTGGTGAGGGTTCACACCGAAACTGGCCAGGGTGTCCTCTACTTCAGGCATAGAGGTGCTCTCCTGACTGGCAGCTTTATACTGAGCGATGGCAGACTTCAGAGCTGCGTAATCAGTGGAGTAAGAGCCCTGAGTAGGGTAAGCAGATGGGATTGGTTGTACAGGCTGCGTGCTAATGGGGTCCAAAGAGAGTTGGTCAGGGAGGGGTGGACGAAATCCATCGGTCTGGGGTGGAGGGGGCTGAGGTGCCTGTGGTTCCTTCAGGTCATTTTCAGTCTGAATGGATGTTTCGGTGATAACGGGCATGTCATCTTCAGAGTCTATAGACATGTCCTCCTCATCTCGAACCGCATCAGGTTCCACTGAGCAGTCAAAGAGAAGATAGTGTCAAACTTTAAATCTCTCATTTCTTTCTGAATCGCGTCAGGAACAGTAACAGACTTTTAAATCATTACCTGGTTCAGGTAGGGCAGCGACCGCTACTTCTTCTGGGACACTGATCAAACTCTGGAAGTTGTTCATGATGTCATTCATACCTGCGATGATGACTCCACTACCGGAGAACTGCGAGAATGCGTCATCATGCTTTTCTGTTTACAAACACAGCGCCAAATGATCAAGAAACGTTAAACTTAACATAGACAAATCCAAATATCAACTTTCAACTAGACCCGTTGCACATACCTGTCAGGAAAATGAGGTGTCGAAGCTGTGTGTGCTGAGCTTGCAGCTTGACCAGACAGTCCAAATCAGGAGCCGTCCTAGATGGAGTGTCGCACTCGTGATAAGGCAGAAACTCCACCAGGTGTTTCTTCTGGTAGGTCGTCAGCAGGTTTAACAGATCCAAGGCCTCAGTGTTCAGCCTGTGAAAAGGAGGACGTGTGAGATATTGGAGACTAGGAGTCTGTGAGGATTGGCAAAACACACTAATCCTTCGGTCTCTAACCTGCTGAGCTCTTTCAGCTTCTTCTGAGTCTTACAGTGCACCTTCCACTTCCAGGGTGAGCCCTGTTCCTCCAGGAACTTGAGAAATGCCCGTAGCTTCTCTGTAAACACAAATGTCAAAACGACAGAGAGGTGAAACGTGAATGGATgaatcatttacaataaaatcAATAAGATGTTTTTCAATTTCATGCAGacattaaagaaaacaaaaacaccaaTTTTTGCGATCCCACAAGAAGAGGGGGATTGTTTCAACAAGCTGGTGCATGAAGATGTTGTAAACCCCTCTACATGCTACCTTTAGCGCTCACCTAGTGTTATATTGTCAGGCTTGAGAATGAGCTCATCCGACACAATGAGACCTCCAGACACGAAAAGCTCATTGTAAGTGCGATTTTTCACATCATCCAGGCTGTCCACTCCAGCAAAGTAAACTGTGGGCAATTTCTTTAGAGACACCAGTGCTGGGATCTAAATGGAGTATAGAGGGAACAAGGTCTCAAAATGGAAGCGTCTCAGTTTGCATAGTGCAACTAATTAactaggttaaaaaaaaaacagttacctTATGTACATGAGCGGCTATATCCTCATTCTGAATAATGATCATGAACTTCTGCTGACTTTTACTCTCTAGGTAATTCTGTGGATTGCACTCGATGTTGCCAAGGCTTCTTAAATACTCCTGTAAAACCAAACAAAGCAGCTTAAAGATAATGCATTTCAAAGGTTAGTCAAATGTATCAGGCCACACTGAATATTCTGACATTTTATACTTTCAGACCTTGATCTCAGCGCAGAGTTCACTCTCCTCATTTCCTCTTTGAATGTAAAACTTTACTGCATTTTTCTGCATGATCTCCATCAGTGTGCACAAAACATCAGGCTTGATTTGCCCAATAACGCTGCCTCCCGCAGTGCTTGAGGTTCCTGCATGAGTAGGCTCTGAGGGAATCTCTGGGACTGGAGCAACTGGAGGTTGACTGGCACTTGCAGATGATGGGGAGCACATAGGATTTTCCACCACATCTGTACTCTTGGGGTCAGCTGATTTTTCTGCTGTAAACCGGCGGCGCTCTTTAACAGTGACGAGGAGATGCTTGCCTGAAGGAGGAGGTTTGAGGGTAGCTTGTGGCTTGCTCGACAAAGCCTGAGACTTAAGCACTGGAGATGATGTTTTAGTGTGAGGATGAGCAGGAGGTGAGGGCAGTGTGGGTTGGGCAGGAGCTGGCATGGCAGAAGGGGGCGGGGCAGGTGGCAAAGGGGCGGGCACTGGGGCAACAGCAGGCGGTGACACAACAGCCACAGGTACAGATGCCATGGGAGCCTGGATCAAACGGCTCATCTTTTCACAGAGCGTGTTAACGTAGCCCTGCACTGGCAGCGGCGAGACATATTTGGACACAAAAGGTGAGAATGGCGAGCTTGACCATTTAGCCTGATCGTCACATCGCAGCAAAGGTGGCTGAGAGTTGTAAATTATATCTTGGGCGTCCATCAGTTTCTGGATCCCTGTGCAGAGGTTCTGGAACTCACTGTCGAGGATAGTGTCGACTACTTTCCTTGTAGAGTGTACCTGCTTCTCCCCTCCAATCAAACTAGGTTCACCAACTCCCTCTGGAACTAAAAACACATTATGTATATTAGTTTGGTCATTTTATTATCTACATTAATGCAGATTTTTGCACTGTATAAGTGTTTGAGGGTTTTGCAAGTTTTTGCaagacttgactctgaaaggcaGCACacttaaatcaatacattttttaaaggtaTGTAAACGCATTGCTTTAACTGTAATGACTTTGATAATATTATGACAAAGTTCCTTTAAGGCAGGGGTgccaaactcaattcctggagggccggagccctgcagagttttgttctaaccctgctccaacacacataccaaGTAGTTTTCAAAAAAGCCTGAAAGaattgattagttggatcaggtgtgtttaattagggttgaatctgaactctgcagggctccggccctccaggaattgagggATTGTCACTTCACTCagtggccatctttgaaacgcctCTCGGCTGCAAGTGCAGCTCCTTTctttttgaatggggaaacatcagaTTCTCCAAAGCTGTGCACCAAGCTTATGattcaatttcatttttaaaaccacTTATAAAAATTTTACCACAACTGTCACATCaatgttgtttcttttgctcaaatagcattaaaaaagcttatttttaagGCTAGACCGGCCAGTGAGCATACGCAGTCTTAAGCGCACATCTCCAGAAAggtgactgtttctatagcaaccaggTGCAATGATGTGATGACTTTACCGATTAGCGATTGGTTCTTTTATTCAGAAGGAGGGGCTTCCTTCAATGGCACGCCCATATTGAGTGTTGCATTTTtttcccattcaaaactatacgagtgacaTGTCTTGAGTATTCTATAGTCTTTAGTTATACACTTTCTAAAGAAAGGTTATTGCTaaaaaaattaacacttttattaaattgatcaaaagacatttataatcttacaaaagatCTCTGTATTTTGCCATtataggaataaatgacatttaaaaaaagaattgcattatattaaatagaaaacagatatttaaattgtattgtagttctactgtgtttttgattgaataaatccagccttggagagcataagaaacatctgaaaacaactaaccaaccccaaacttttgaacagtggtgtatatAAAGAACATAtacataacataatttttttttacgttaatcataataataataaaaataattctatgTCGCAAGCATGCAGGTTAGGCCGGACCTCTGCTGGATGTTCTCCAGAGATGGTGACTTTGATGTGAGGCTTCTGCTTGACAGGAGGGCTGCTGCTCCAGACTGGACGAGGGACTGTACACATCCACACTGCCCCTGCTGCAGGCCATCGGATCCTAAACACACATACTACAggttaacaaaaaaaacaattgagcGTGGCATTAGATATATTATGAGGAACAGTCCACAGCTCCAAGTAATCCTGGTTAACCTGCTCTTCATCAGCACGTCTGCCACGCAGGTCAAGGTCACAGTGAGCGGCTGAGTCACCGGGGTCATGTCCCTCTACGCTTTTGGGTAGTATCGGAGGCTGGCTGCTGGCAGTGTCCGAGCTTTGGGCCATCCTGTTAAGCGTGCTGAGGAAGAGTTTAAGCAAGGCGTGCGTGTCTCGGAGGGTGGCACTCTGAGACACACGCTCCCGCAGGTCCGTGTCACACAGCCCCATGCTGTCCATCACCACTAACACAAACGGAAACCAGATGTCAACAAGGATCTCATGTCTCAGAGCAACAGCAGTTATACTCTGGTGCTGGAGCTCTTTTGTGTGAGTAAATACAGGCACAAATAAACACTTCAAATGTACGGGAACTGATGCTTTTCACCTTTATTTACAGCATTTAATAGAAGAATCATTTCAGGTCATTTTCCTATGCAGgtctagaaatatatatatttttaaactgaagTCTTCATTTTTTACACGGAAAAAAAGTTTTCTAATAATCACCACAAAAAATAAGGCTGTTACCCTAAAtaacatctttgttttgttttttaaataatagaataaatgaaacatttaaaatatcgTTTTAAAGTGAGAATTCATATTCAGTACTTTTATTCATTTCCATGAGTTTTCTTACACAGGGTTCCCAGAATCATGTTGTACCTTCCCTTACATTCGTTTGGCGCAAACTCACCTCTTCCTGGCTCTCCATTCAGCAGTCCCGTCCTAAGGTACTTGCTCACGCCCCCAGGACCGTCCCTCTCCAGCCTCCTCTTCAGGCCGGCCGTGTCCCAGTCCTCTTCTCTTTCCGTCCCGCTCCCCTCATCCTTGCCCAAAGTCCGCTTATGTAACTGTATCAGCTTTAGCAATTTCTCCATCTTTTCTTTGTCGTACTCTCCCTGTGACCTCTGAGCGCCACCGTTAGACTGAGAAACCCCAATCGTGCTGCTACCCGGCACCTGTCTATCCGACCCTCCCCAGTCTGAGACAGGACTGTACTCTTCTGCACCGGCTGGGGGAGACGCTGCCCCTTGTCGGCTGTCCATCAGATCCTGCTGCAGCGCTTCCACAGGCAGCTGGAACTGTCCTGGACCAAATATGTAAGAGTTCAGTGCCACATCCATATTCTTAGGACGAGGTGCCGGGTGTTGGTTAGTCCGGTCGTCCAAACTGTGCCGGTACTCTGCTATGTGGAAAGGCCGTATGACACCTTGCTCTTTCTGGCTGAGGTAGTCCAGCACCTGCTGTTTCAGCCCCACCGCAAGCTCTTTGGGTGGATTGGCACGCAGCTTGTAGAAGCCATGATGCAGGGCAGGTACAAAATCGTCTATTTGATGGCTGATTGTGTCTTTAGGCTCTAGTGGAGCAAGAGAGTCCTCATTTACTCCAGAGTTCTTCGACACTAAAAAAAACCCCAAGAAGAATCAATAGCAAATACACACTTAATACAAAGACACTTCAATAAACAGACATAAAAGAGACACTTACTCAACTTCGAGATGATTCTTTGCTCTTGAAATACAAAAAGCGCCTGCAAAACCCTGTCATTTCTTCCTCGTCGctctttaaagaaacaaaaacagaccGCTTCTGTTATTCCACGCAACAGTCACGCTGTCAGTGTCACATACGGGTTTAAAAGCGATGCATAAACCTACCAGTGGCAGTGTGCAACTGAGAAGACGAAAGGAGGAAGAGAAATCCTTTGTCTATCAATGGCTTCACCAAAACCTAGAGTGAAGAGTTTAATTATAGCATGGCTATAATAAAACACGGGCAGTTTAAATTCTGCATGTCAGATCGGTGACGCAGATTCTATCAACAGACCGAAGACATGGTATACAGGGGAGAGAGATGGCAGTGATGTCATGCGAGAGTAAACCTGCAGACATTAATGCAATCAAGTGTAAAGTGGGCTGTGAATGAGCTCACCATTCTTTCTCTCTCAAGTCGGTGCAACAGTCCCGAGAGGCTGTTTTCCTGTTTACTTCTCCCCATGACCTCATACAGGCCACAGTACATCCCGCACTTAAATGCTGCAAAATACCACAACACATTATCATCATGTCAATGGCGCCACATCAAATGTTGTGGCATCTGTCAGGCTGAAAAGCATCCTCCTACCCTCTCGTGATCCACTGTACGCTTCCCATGACAGCAACACAGGCGGGATCTTTCTCTTGACTTGGTCGAGATGCATAGCCATATTAATGTCAAGCTTGTCCGggctgaaaagtaaaaaaatatatatttatacacatttaaaaacaatgcaaACTTCAAAACTTCATTAGCAAAACAAAAGACGGCTCACAGTTTAAGTGGAAGGTGAGTGAGACTTGAAGACCGGATGTACACTTGATAGACCTCTTCTCCCTTATTCACCAGCGAGCCACTCCAAACCGTATATCTTCGCCGAACTACAGCAACAAATTAAGTTATAAAACAATAAGTCAGATGATACACCCATCTTTTCATTTTATGATCTGCCATGAAGGGAAAAAACAAATCATACCTCTTTGCCCTTCATGTAACGTGCTGTTTAATCTACTAAAAGAGAAAACAAACCGCTCAAATTCAAATAAAACCTTGACAGATGGTCATTGCTTTTTCTACGCAAGTCATCAGTGAGCTTGTTTATACCTGTGTGTGGCCGTGGCCGACTCTTTGCCTTTGTATTGAAAAGACACAACCGCATACGGCAACACATGCCTGGGCCTTGACCTGAGCTCCTCAAAAGCAAATTCATAAAAGTATTGCTGGAATAAAACAGAGAGGAATCCGTTATAACAGTTCATCTATCGGCTCAAATGATCCAAAACAGAAGTTCAAACTGAAAAACGAAATGAAACGCTTACCTGA
This Carassius gibelio isolate Cgi1373 ecotype wild population from Czech Republic chromosome A23, carGib1.2-hapl.c, whole genome shotgun sequence DNA region includes the following protein-coding sequences:
- the LOC127944450 gene encoding protein TASOR isoform X4, yielding MACNFSQERKIDKESSKAGGLTLEDGDSKKQLLSASSTATSKQNGDQAGCEDEQMSEQDASERRRAGLSDLKNCGGSPSTLTLPRSAEDLPRRNFQIPRKIKERRGLLQQLSPDSREFEDVAKLLSTFYLDTNSRGTFTYTKASLIHNELLEKEFIEKKRELKQNGRTEAELAESYAFLLPDKNKVQWVCEKGLSVGHSRVNNLGSPVKGVYLSKYSDLLQMNPFEVGATGDIIIFKIMKGKVKTIFENMPKNNLEPTLKYDSHVFKNASKVTSLLSYRAFEHTQQYFYEFAFEELRSRPRHVLPYAVVSFQYKGKESATATHRLNSTLHEGQRVRRRYTVWSGSLVNKGEEVYQVYIRSSSLTHLPLKLPDKLDINMAMHLDQVKRKIPPVLLSWEAYSGSREAFKCGMYCGLYEVMGRSKQENSLSGLLHRLERERMVLVKPLIDKGFLFLLSSSQLHTATERRGRNDRVLQALFVFQEQRIISKLMSKNSGVNEDSLAPLEPKDTISHQIDDFVPALHHGFYKLRANPPKELAVGLKQQVLDYLSQKEQGVIRPFHIAEYRHSLDDRTNQHPAPRPKNMDVALNSYIFGPGQFQLPVEALQQDLMDSRQGAASPPAGAEEYSPVSDWGGSDRQVPGSSTIGVSQSNGGAQRSQGEYDKEKMEKLLKLIQLHKRTLGKDEGSGTEREEDWDTAGLKRRLERDGPGGVSKYLRTGLLNGEPGRVVMDSMGLCDTDLRERVSQSATLRDTHALLKLFLSTLNRMAQSSDTASSQPPILPKSVEGHDPGDSAAHCDLDLRGRRADEEQDPMACSRGSVDVYSPSSSLEQQPSCQAEASHQSHHLWRTSSRVPEGVGEPSLIGGEKQVHSTRKVVDTILDSEFQNLCTGIQKLMDAQDIIYNSQPPLLRCDDQAKWSSSPFSPFVSKYVSPLPVQGYVNTLCEKMSRLIQAPMASVPVAVVSPPAVAPVPAPLPPAPPPSAMPAPAQPTLPSPPAHPHTKTSSPVLKSQALSSKPQATLKPPPSGKHLLVTVKERRRFTAEKSADPKSTDVVENPMCSPSSASASQPPVAPVPEIPSEPTHAGTSSTAGGSVIGQIKPDVLCTLMEIMQKNAVKFYIQRGNEESELCAEIKEYLRSLGNIECNPQNYLESKSQQKFMIIIQNEDIAAHVHKIPALVSLKKLPTVYFAGVDSLDDVKNRTYNELFVSGGLIVSDELILKPDNITLEKLRAFLKFLEEQGSPWKWKVHCKTQKKLKELSRLNTEALDLLNLLTTYQKKHLVEFLPYHECDTPSRTAPDLDCLVKLQAQHTQLRHLIFLTEKHDDAFSQFSGSGVIIAGMNDIMNNFQSLISVPEEVAVAALPEPVEPDAVRDEEDMSIDSEDDMPVITETSIQTENDLKEPQAPQPPPPQTDGFRPPLPDQLSLDPISTQPVQPIPSAYPTQGSYSTDYAALKSAIAQYKAASQESTSMPEVEDTLASFGVNPHQSYLCTSSAQWSPYSGSPAYHVSSAYSSPVSVASRGSEYSQTVAPPGTQTPTNTSTIPVTQPLTVPLSLPQLLVEVPSTPESGTCLHPPGQSLPIPDSVGVLGVATASSANQLGLASSQTAKFSVESASSSSATSSSSLHTTFPSYPDATHFPALTPIPPVPALYGWGPTAGAQQGYAAGQSGAGFSALPSTQTEASRPADGSWVGTIESETARGQEEEEGVPTSATTKVVQQEAGGEKGGAMGSSTSCAQGSRTPVNSSSESQGGSQAPPTRGGTSSRGLLPIPGAALGTLCRGGHNNSMYNPRGRHPDMMRGGFRGRGVPPHPIRSRPGRGHMRGGPSCNWGYPPGRGGGGQSDYYSDYTYN
- the LOC127944450 gene encoding protein TASOR isoform X2, with the translated sequence MACNFSQERKIDKESSKAGGLTLEDGDSKKQLLSASSTATSKQNGDQAGCEDEQMSEQDASERRRAGLSDLKNCGGSPSTLTLPRSAEDLPRRNFQIPRKIKERRGLLQQLSPDSREFEDVAKLLSTFYLDTNSRGTFTYTKASLIHNELLEKEFIEKKRELKQNGRTEAELAESYAFLLPDKNKVQWVCEKGLSVGHSRVNNLGSPVKGVYLSKYSDLLQMNPFEVGATGDIIIFKIMKGKVKTIFENMPKNNLEPTLKYDSHVFKNASKVTSLLSYRAFEHTQQYFYEFAFEELRSRPRHVLPYAVVSFQYKGKESATATHSRLNSTLHEGQRVRRRYTVWSGSLVNKGEEVYQVYIRSSSLTHLPLKLPDKLDINMAMHLDQVKRKIPPVLLSWEAYSGSREAFKCGMYCGLYEVMGRSKQENSLSGLLHRLERERMVLVKPLIDKGFLFLLSSSQLHTATERRGRNDRVLQALFVFQEQRIISKLMSKNSGVNEDSLAPLEPKDTISHQIDDFVPALHHGFYKLRANPPKELAVGLKQQVLDYLSQKEQGVIRPFHIAEYRHSLDDRTNQHPAPRPKNMDVALNSYIFGPGQFQLPVEALQQDLMDSRQGAASPPAGAEEYSPVSDWGGSDRQVPGSSTIGVSQSNGGAQRSQGEYDKEKMEKLLKLIQLHKRTLGKDEGSGTEREEDWDTAGLKRRLERDGPGGVSKYLRTGLLNGEPGRVVMDSMGLCDTDLRERVSQSATLRDTHALLKLFLSTLNRMAQSSDTASSQPPILPKSVEGHDPGDSAAHCDLDLRGRRADEEQDPMACSRGSVDVYSPSSSLEQQPSCQAEASHQSHHLWRTSSRVPEGVGEPSLIGGEKQVHSTRKVVDTILDSEFQNLCTGIQKLMDAQDIIYNSQPPLLRCDDQAKWSSSPFSPFVSKYVSPLPVQGYVNTLCEKMSRLIQAPMASVPVAVVSPPAVAPVPAPLPPAPPPSAMPAPAQPTLPSPPAHPHTKTSSPVLKSQALSSKPQATLKPPPSGKHLLVTVKERRRFTAEKSADPKSTDVVENPMCSPSSASASQPPVAPVPEIPSEPTHAGTSSTAGGSVIGQIKPDVLCTLMEIMQKNAVKFYIQRGNEESELCAEIKEYLRSLGNIECNPQNYLESKSQQKFMIIIQNEDIAAHVHKIPALVSLKKLPTVYFAGVDSLDDVKNRTYNELFVSGGLIVSDELILKPDNITLEKLRAFLKFLEEQGSPWKWKVHCKTQKKLKELSRLNTEALDLLNLLTTYQKKHLVEFLPYHECDTPSRTAPDLDCLVKLQAQHTQLRHLIFLTEKHDDAFSQFSGSGVIIAGMNDIMNNFQSLISVPEEVAVAALPEPVEPDAVRDEEDMSIDSEDDMPVITETSIQTENDLKEPQAPQPPPPQTDGFRPPLPDQLSLDPISTQPVQPIPSAYPTQGSYSTDYAALKSAIAQYKAASQESTSMPEVEDTLASFGVNPHQSYLCTSSAQWSPYSGSPAYHVSSAYSSPVSVASRGSEYSQTVAPPGTQTPTNTSTIPVTQPLTVPLSLPQLLVEVPSTPESGTCLHPPGQSLPIPDSVGVLGVATASSANQLGLASSQTAKFSVESASSSSATSSSSLHTTFPSYPDATHFPALTPIPPVPALYGWGPTAGAQQGYAAGQSGAGFSALPSTQTEASRPADGSWVGTIESETARGQEEEEGVPTSATTKVVQQEAGGEKGGAMGSSTSCAQGSRTPVNSSSESQGGSQAPPTRGGTSSRGLLPIPGAALGTLCRGGHNNSMYNPRGRHPDMMRGGFRGRGVPPHPIRSRPGRGHMRGGPSCNWGYPPGRGGGGQSDYYSDYTYN